The Xiphias gladius isolate SHS-SW01 ecotype Sanya breed wild chromosome 7, ASM1685928v1, whole genome shotgun sequence genome window below encodes:
- the scn4ba gene encoding sodium channel, voltage-gated, type IV, beta a produces MASVDSTGLRVSSRLRSGDLLHAGLAVALLLGVWSVGGLEVSTGKVSSIEAMNGSTVLLPCTYSSCIGIKNLYFSWHYNDNGTMFRLCDAEIPMEGVEPRVNVYHERVEFVGSSKRNNISILLWNITFEDQGEYICFARNPKEKNRNHSAIFTLIVVDQMKEVDNTLTVIIVSVLGGVIGLVIIVMVIKALVVHFLLKDDEKNKECLVSSSGNDNTENGLSGAKADNKGTPKA; encoded by the exons ATGGCGTCAGTGGACAGCACCGGTTTGAGGGTCTCTAGTCGGCTGAGATCAGGGGATCTACTTCATGCTGGTTTGGCAGTTGCACTGCTGCTTG GTGTATGGAGTGTTGGTGGACTGGAGGTCTCAACAGGTAAAGTGTCTTCAATTGAAGCAATGAATGGCTCCACAGTTCTGCTGCCCTGCACCTACTCCTCCTGTATTGGCATCAAAAACCTCTACTTCAGCTGGCATTATAATGACAACGGAACCATGTTCAgg ttatgTGATGCGGAGATCCCTATGGAGGGTGTGGAGCCCAGGGTCAATGTGTACCATGAACGTGTGGAGTTTGTCGGCTCCTCAAAGAGAAACAACATCTCCATTCTGCTGTGGAATATCACCTTTGAAGATCAAGGAGAGTACATCTGTTTCGCCAGAAACCCAAAAGAGAAGAACCGCAACCACAGTGCCATCTTCACTCTTATAGTGGTGGACCAAA tGAAGGAGGTTGACAATACTTTGACAGTCATCATTGTCTCAGTGCTGGGTGGAGTCATTGGCTTAGTTATCATTGTCATGGTGATAAAGGCCTTGGTTGTTCACTTCCTGCTGAAGGATGATGAGAAGAA TAAAGAGTGCCTGGTGAGCTCCTCAGGGAatgacaacacagaaaatggACTTTCAGGAGCCAAAGCTGACAACAAAGGGACACCAAAGGCATGA